Below is a window of Ananas comosus cultivar F153 linkage group 9, ASM154086v1, whole genome shotgun sequence DNA.
CTCTTGATGGCATGctatatttcatgtaattttaatttttaaatcgtAAAACAATTAGAAACAAGTATTTGAATATGAACATTAGGATAAAATAATCACGTGCTTACACACATATTCTCAAACTCAAAAGTTAAGTAGTCACATGAATAGATAAGTTGAAGTTGCTAAACAAAGtactttggttttttttttaatttttttctttttggtatcTAGATTGCTAAACTTTGTGAAAGAGGAAAAATAAATGATCGAATACCTTTAGAATTCACATCTTAAATCTTCCAGGTTTCATCGTAATTATGAACAAATTGCTTTCATTAAAGAATTGAAGGTTCCAGTTTGCATGGATTTGCTAGACAAATTCAGGGACATGCTATATTTATTTTGCTATTAGTTAGTAATATAGTAAGTTTACCTTTATTGGTATGAATTCCAGCGACTGCTAGGACTGTGGGTCATCTAAATAAGAGTGCTGAGGTTATGAAGCTTGTAAATAATCTTATGAAAGCTCCAGAAGTGGCCGTTACGATGCAAGAGTTTAGCAAAGAAATGACAAAGGTATGTCATCCATCATATTTAttgtacatatatttttttctcttctgcTGTGATAGTTACATGTGATTTGGTGATTCTAGTAgttaagaaaaagaagaagaaaagtgcctctaaattaaaatttgcaatATTTGGATCTGTTGATTGCAATTGATTGATAAGGTCATTGGCATTTGAGAAGACTTTGACATACTATGCAAGTAAATTAAGCAGTTTTTTGGATGAAGTTTATGAAGGATTACATGGTATTTACAAATTTCATGTGAAAAAATTACTTGGTTCCAATGCATTGAAGCATATCTCTAGCTGAATTGTCTGAAGACTTTTTTCTGCATGCAGACAATAATTTGTaatcattttgatttttaaagcTCCTGAAAATCATTGCTTTGTTGGCTCATCTACTGTGAGAAGGAAAAACATATTTTTCTTTCCTGATTCTGTTTGTAATACCATATCTCTATTGCAACAATCATGAAAACAGGTAGAAAATATCACTGTCAGGGGCAACttagtaaaattaattaaaggcCTTCACCTTGTTGTTAACGTATTTATGAAACCTATTTAAAGGACATAAGCtcactatataatttaaatgcTTTCTTATcagttcttttctcttttttttttttacaagatTTTCTTGAACGGTGTTCTATGTTTTTGTGCTGTTTTCACCTATGATTTTCCAATGATGGAAAATAATGAGTGTTTAATGTGAATTACTGGTCAAATGCTAAATCATGTCATAATAAGCCATCTCTTCCATGTCGTGGATAATAAGTTTACTAGTCTTTTCCATAATTGTTAATTAATGGTTCTCTTGGAAGGCTGGCTATGCTGCTTTGCAAGGGGTAAATACATAGAGCGCTTAACTATATCTCAATTTTAATGTCATGGACAATAAGCTAGTATAGTCTTTTCCATAATTGTTAATTAATGGTTCTCTTGGAAAGCTGGCCATGCTGCTTTGCAAGGGGTAAAAACATAGAGTGCTTAACTATATCGCAATTTTAAATGGGTACCTAAACTTGGATTGCTTAATTTTACTACGAAGTGCTTCCGTTGATttcagaaaattttattaaattatgaaaGAACTTAATGTTTTCTGCCAAGAAGTTACAGAATATACTGTCATGGGCAGAATATTTAGGTTGTAAATAAGAGTGTCCCATCGAAAAATTTGAGCATACTGTTGAGTTTGATCGAGAgggtttttaaattaaatacacTGTTGAGCTGggatataaaatcaaattttttgatgtttggGTACCGATTTTAGAACATGCTGTTTGTTTTTACCTTCCATACATTCTATGGTGCATCTAAGATAAtgactatattattttttattttttttcccttaattttAGGCTGGGGTGATTGAGGAAATGGTGAATGACGCTGTTGATTCGGCTTTGGACTCAGAAGACATTGAGGAAGAAATTGAAGAGGAAGTTGACAAAGTGCTCTCGGCGATAGCGGGCGAGACGGCCTCACAGCTCCCAGATGCCGTTAGGAAAGAGAGGATAAAGCAACCTTCAACCAGTGAGGCTGTCGAGGAGGTGGGGCGTGCATCACAATTCTTAGCACATTTTGGCGTGGCTTCTAGATCAGAAGCCAATGCCAATGACGAAGTTTGGAGATTTTGCTATGCCGAGAAGCTAAATTGAGCTTCTCGGTCCTGAGCTCTGGTCTGGAGATTTTGCTTATGCTACTATGGGAAGCTGTAGGTGATACTTGCATAAGAAAAGCTGTTAATGCTTTGAATAGCACTATTTCAACAGCATTCAGCGGAAGCTCCGGTTGGACTCTATTGTCCTGTATGGCCTGCCTAAATCCAGCGTCTAAGCCCTATAAACAGAAGATCCAGTTTGAAGCTTTTCCTTTATAGTTGCATGGAAGCTCTTGCAAggatttttgtttaaagagtgttgGTAATGCTTGCAACAGTTCTCCTCGAAAGGCATCTTCTGTAACAGTGTCTATATTCCTAAAAGCATTAGCTTTTTGCTAGTGAAAAAGCCTAGAGGTTTTGTTGCGgtgcaaaagcagaagctctatttgaagcttctgctagATTAGGAAGCTGTTGGGGAAGCTATTAACTGAAAAATGTTTGTTGCTTCTTCCCATTTTTCTTGTGACTTTGGAAACAGCTGATAATGAGGTtccattctatatatatttcagGAAGTAGCTGTCGCCGAGGGTGCTGATGATGAGGGAGAACTAGAAGAGATGAGAGCACGCCTTGCGAGAGTGAGGTCGTAGAAGAGCTCAGGTTTGAGTTTTCTGCTCGCAAGGGTGAGGTCGTAGAAGAGCTCATGGTTGAGTTTTCTATCTGGGGGTTTGTTTGTGATGATATGCATGCACGAATCACTAACAAAGGAAATAGCACATACACTTGCGTGTACTAAATTATTGATATAGTGGAGATAATCTTGTGTATTCATATTTGGCGGATTTAATTGTGCTTCTTTGTTGTATATAGGAGATCATTTATGTTTCGCAAGTAATGTTATTAGTTGATCATGAAAATGTGGTTGCACAAGTGTCCAATCTTCGATAGTTTCTGATGGTATTAATCGCTTCTGACCGGCAATTTACATGCTTTATCATCAGCTTTGAGAATCCCATTTCAAGATCCGAGTACCTACTGAGTTGTTGTGGAAGTGTTCTTAATTACTGTCGTTGTGAAAATGCTCCTAATCTTGTTAAGTTGAAAATTGCTATATATGGGGAATAGATGATGCAGTGGGGGGAACTTAGGCACAGAAAATGTAGTGGAATTACTGGTTTGTGTTATGTTGTATTGGGTTATTTTCGGTTGGGGTACTTAACAAATCCACAACTCTTTCCTTCTAATTTCGGTATGTGGGGTCAGGAagaggaatgagagagagaggaataaacATTCAAAGGGCTAAAAAGTCGAAAGCActaaattctctatattttagatagcatagtagctctacactataaaGTATAACTTTTACCTATACAACTATACAAAATTAgttattgattatataattctAGAGtgtagaataatataattattttataatattttattcctCTGTTCCAGTTGAGGATTTGCCACTATTGAAAGGAGAAGTTTCTtagattttttaataaatattttgtcgATCAATCGCCACTACCAACAAATAatgaattttattcttttatttaagaAATATAATAGTTTTTGCTATCAACTAGTACAACCAGCAGGTCCGCCGAAATAAAACATACATCCATCTTGATATCCATATCTGCCTGAGTTAACAAGTGCCGAAACATTGTAACAGTCTATCTTATCAGTATATGGATTTTGTGCACCATCAAGAAGATCATAAGATTGGCCTTCTGAGTTGAAAAgctgaatattttttatgtacGCTGCTTTTCCTTCCAATTCACTTGCATAATGTCCACTACCCATTGGAGGGCCTGTTGCGTCACTTAAATAGCTAACAGATCCACCCCATCTTACTGTGCTTGCACTCTTATCTAAAGTGGTAAAGAGTGACTTTGGCCAATACCCTATTAGTTGGGGTTTGCCAGTATCTTCTCTAAATAATAACCAGTCTCCTGTCTGAGGACCCTGCAGTTATACAATCAAATACAAagtaatcaaataataaaaaaaatattgtagtgaacaattttagataatataatatcaaattgaATCATTTTCATGCATACCCAAAGGGAAAGGACTACTCATGGCAAGGCAATACATCACTAGCTCATAATACATTTATTACATCATAGCAATGCTACAGATAATTCATATACCTATAAATAGAGTGTACAATTTATATCTTACTCAGCCAAAGACTAATATCTCTTcgttagttttattttttttaatactaagaATTCAAAGAATATTTTAAATCCTTACATGGCTGAGTATTAGatttacatattataattaagtataatgtACAGGTAACACTTTATATCACaatattatgtatttatatatatatatagtgcacaATTTACATTGTAAACTTGTTATAGATATTGCTTTTTCATTTACACAAACTTTCAATAGCAATCACACGaaattgctatatatataaggaaaagaaaaaaaattccaaatatagaaaatttgggTATTGCTAATCTATCTAATATCTttattaatgaaatattaattgaaaatatttctacTCAGATTTTGTCTTCATCTCTGTCTGAACTCATAGGGAAAAGAAAGATAGCCCTAAAGTGTAGGTGTATTTTGAATAAAACTTCTTGAAACTtttattaattgaaaatatttctacTCAGATTTTGTCTTCATCTCTGTCTGAACTCATAGGGAAAAGAAAGATAGCCCTAAAGTGTAGGTGTATTTTGAATAAAACTTCTTGAAACTtttattaattgaaaatatttctcTTCTGAATCCGACTCATTACTTTTTTCACCTTATACTTCCGTGGGCAATGTTAGATATATAATCATTTTGGATCATAATTCTACAATTTTAACCATCTAAAGGTCAAGCTTACTAAACTACTTTTATCTCTTATTATTGTgactaaaattcataaaaaaattggTTAAACAGTAGGAATTTATTGGATTAGGGGTTGTAAAAACTATAATCCATGCATTTTTGTCGTAGACTTAACATTTCTCAACTATTTAATGTTTAATTAGAAGCTATCACATTGACATCATAATATAAGTTCCTTTTAAAtgggaaaaatataaaataacaaatattttcaGACATAAAATATATACGAAAAAAAGCTATTTGTATACTCTATGATAAAGTGTAAATCGTGCACCCTATCGTATCCAAGTATTTAAAAATCCATTTTGTGTTTTTTAGCATATCCTAAACAAAAAATAGTTAAGATAAGTAAATGTGCACTTTGAGGGCTTAAGGTATAAGAATTAACCCACAATACAGGTGTAGTATTAAGGAATGCTAAaattcaatattataaaataaactgATGTTAAAAATGTTGAAGGGAAAAAATTTATTCAACCTTTTTTATACCAAGTGTGATGTAGTATTGTGGGCCATTATAAACAGATACGTTATCAATTATATCTCCTGGTGTAAGTATATCCCAATTAACCATTACGAAGCCTTGGCACTTAAGATTGTAACAACCGGTTGATTTATAGCCATCCGCCtgtaaaaggaaagaaaagaaaattctttaatGATGTTACTTTGTTGAATACATAAGAAATTAAGGAATAGATATGTTGTCTTCAAATTAAGATACTAGCCATACTTCAGtcctcaaatttaatttattaattatatttctggcttaaaattttaaatttgttacgATCAAATCTAATCATTAAACTTGATTATAAAATGCAAATATGATACTTACATGCACAGATATAGCATCTTATTAGTTGCTTGAATCTCAtaagtaaacgagccgaacacgagcgcgGCTGGAGtcggctcgtgtttggctcgtttcaATGAACCATGAGCTGGCTCATTAAAGTATAAGAGCCGAAAATTCAGCTCCGTTACATAAACTAGCCGTTACAAGCGAGCGCTGGCTCACAAGCTGgacaacgaacaataagttaaaaaggattagattgaatatatataaactaaacataaatttataaaatcttatccattacaTTTTGATCTAACagttgaaataattttaatataaatgaagtctttttataattgagcttcggcactttactatttttattttactaaaaattaaaataaatacaatagaataaataaatagaatagaataaagTGTATAAATATACtactatactataatatatatatatacctaaatctacataaaattatatacaatataaaatatatatattcgaactGTTTCGAGCCGAagcacgagcgagctgacccagCTGCCGTGCTCGGCCTCGGCTCGTTCTCTATTAAGCGAAGCTTAAcaattcagctcgtgtttagCTCGCTTACCAAACCGAGCGATTCGATCTTCgagagccgaacacgagctggctcgcgaacggCGAGCTGTATTGCCACCTCTACTCATAAGTCGTGACAGCTATGCTGATATGATAGTATATCATCCCAGTCTTTGGCTCAATATTATTGTTATGTTAGTATCATCATATCATTATAGTATAGGAGAAATAGAGAGGACTTATTATTTGCACCAGATGCACCATATCATCTGTACAACAATTTACCAATTAAGGAGTTCTTCAAATGGTAACATAATCCGAAAAAGGATCTTAGAGTGACTATGATTGAGCTAGGAGGATCTTTCAAACACTacttaaataaattagaaatccTTAATCCTTCAAATCGCAGCCATGCACGTACGTACCTTTGTTAGTTATTTCATGTTTTTCATGCATTCGATGATTTGGCGcaccaaatatatatttaaccgGTCTTGATGCAAATAATAACTTGTATATTATCTTAACCTCTCTTTTGGCTAGTAATGTTGTGATGTTATAGTAATAACTAATTAAGATGCTAATGTTATCACGGTGGTGTGATTGACAAATTAGCAGATCACAACATTTCTCAtgtaaacaaaaaaatgaaatttgagGTCTGAATTAAGTGTTGTCTACCTTTTAGTTCGAAAACTATTAATGTTATTTAGCTTAAAAGAAGATATTTGTATACGTACTTACCGTCCAAAATATGAAGAAATGAAGCTTGCTGTCTTGATATAATGAAGGATATACCTGTTGTATggcaaaattttgttaaatatcctattatatatatatatatatatatatatatatataattgagctcctatgcttttattTGTGATAATCAATAATGGACATAAATATCggtattaataaaaatatgctatattttcaacaaaaaaaaattataaattattggGAAATGGCAATAGCCAACTAATTGAAAATTAGTGCTTATGTTAATATTGTGACTTGCACTTGGCTCTTTTATTATTGGAAAcccttatttattttcaatctaTCCGAATTATTTATAGTGGATATCTATATAATCTTTCAGGACTATAAAAATATCAGCTTGtaaaaagaattaaacaaaGTGCAAACACAATGTTTACATATAAAGTATctcaccttttttcttttcttttttttaaagtttatgtATTTAGAGAGcaataaaaactatatatgtAGTAGCAAGAATTTATTTTGCGTACATGAAATCCTGCTTCTACGACATTAGTGGCCGGAGTATCAGAGTTCACAACCCATAGTGCAGTTGAACTTCTCTGAGCAGTCGTTAAATCTGGTTGACCCCATAGATTTATTTTAGCTTGAGTACCATAATATTCCCCAGTTACTGTTTCATAATGAGcccactacaaaaaaaaaaaaaaaaaaaaaaaaaaaaaaaatgctcccATATTTAGATACATAAAATTCATTAAGATTGTAGATAGTAAAGAAACTTTAGAAAACTAACGatctttatatttaaaatcataataacaAGCAAGTTGTATTGCAAAAAAATGATTCAGTTtggtacaaaaataaaacacatcTTGAagcaaaaaattacatttttatgGAGCTAGCATTTCattccaaaaaattaaatttcctagaattgttaaaataataatagtaaattacatttttggCCCTCGAACTATGAGACTTGTGAGATTTCGATCCTCAAACTTTGATTTGTCGCAATTTCTAGCTTGAACTTTTTGAACTATTATAATCAAGTGTCAGAATCCAATACAATAGGCTGAATATATATTGAGAAATTGTTGATATAGAAGTGAATgtaatatcttaattattatttcgtCATCGATCACAATACTTTCATTTCACTTCTGTATCACTAATATGTCAATATTTAGCCAGTTAAATTAAATTGTCGGACTCGATTGCAACAATTCAAAAAGTTTGAGCCAGAagttataacaaattaaaatttaaggatcaAAGTGCTACATGGATCATAGTTTTGAGGAACAAAATTAAGTGTAATTTATCCTATAAATAACAGAAATTAAGGTAAGATGATTACATGACGAATTTCATTCGGTGCTGTAATATCATAAGTCGCATCTGAATTATTGTGTGCTGATCCACTTGAATGATGTCCTTCAAGCTGTGAACACAAATTAGTTAGACTatatttttgattattttttctgGCATCTAATAagacctctttatatatatgataaatcaTTATgtaaattaatgaaaaagctaaGTATTAGGCACATTACCAATATGATAGAACAAATTATGTACGTGCCTCATCATGAAGAGaagtttaataattaatagtaaaatatttatttattttagctaGATGACAATATCATTTAGACAACCATCAAAATTAGAGTACGTAAAAATATAGGCTTCAATATGAAAAATGATCAATTGTGCAAAAGATTGTTACCCACTCCGATCGAGTTGGGTTTCAATGTGTAGtttcattttctaaataaaaatgttaCCGGTACAATACATTCCTTATAGAAATGTATATCTTACACCATTTAATGCAAGAATTAATAAAAACTCTCTTGGAATTCAAttctagttaaaaaaattaaaacaaaaatttgctAAAACATGTAAGTTAATATGAACCATAAGGAGGCTACAAGTGCAAGATTTTTATCGAACtatagggtatatatatatggatagcactatttttttttctaaattgcaAAAATAATGACCAaacaataacaaatatattGCTTAATAATGTACAATTAAGATGTCCATCAATCATATGGCTAAAGTATTGTTATACAGGACAAACATGAGACCATATAATATTGCAATGGATAAAAtgtgtaatataattttgaatagaaTTTAAGGTGACACAACTTTACAAGGTTGGccaataatataaaatactttACTCAAACTGAATATTTAGAGGTTTTACATACAGTTAATTTGATTTGGCCACTATGTTAAAAGTCGCAAACGTTCCAACACGTACACACACATAGACATACTATAGGTAAACGGTTTGatttactattaatttatttttagtaatagAACTTGCAAATCGACGATTGAtattgttgaacatgatctagactgtttaaactatctaaaaatcaaatttctttctttggtcctcaaattataaaatGTGTGATACTTAATTTGATCTTCAAACTTTAAGcccttctaattttttatttaattttctaaattattgcaatcaagccCTGTAATTTAATTTCGTTAACTGAATAGGATTGCTGAGATGAAAATAATCGAATGATATTATAGTTGAGATATAGTAACGAGTAAGATACTACATCAATCTCATATCAGCTGTTATGGCCGATCCACCGgcagtaataatttattaaaactaattaaacCATAATTGA
It encodes the following:
- the LOC109715864 gene encoding vacuolar protein sorting-associated protein 24 homolog 1, which produces MESVKNLLKPKPNPTQQLRDWQRRLRQECRNVDRQIRDVQREERNVQKAIKDAAKRNDMGSAKSLAKEIVRSRRAVNRLYENKAQLNSISMHLGELVATARTVGHLNKSAEVMKLVNNLMKAPEVAVTMQEFSKEMTKAGVIEEMVNDAVDSALDSEDIEEEIEEEVDKVLSAIAGETASQLPDAVRKERIKQPSTSEAVEEEVAVAEGADDEGELEEMRARLARVRS
- the LOC109714776 gene encoding uncharacterized protein LOC109714776: MAVTILGILWRDLTTAQRSSTALWVVNSDTPATNVVEAGFHVYPSLYQDSKLHFFIFWTADGYKSTGCYNLKCQGFVMVNWDILTPGDIIDNGPQTGDWLLFREDTGKPQLIGYWPKSLFTTLDKSASTVRWGGSVSYLSDATGPPMGSGHYASELEGKAAYIKNIQLFNSEGQSYDLLDGAQNPYTDKIDCYNVSALVNSGRYGYQDGCMFYFGGPAGCTS